One genomic window of Candidatus Zymogenaceae bacterium includes the following:
- the pcnB gene encoding polynucleotide adenylyltransferase PcnB, whose protein sequence is MNWLTHKISSLIATGREKLGKSKSAPYQPPSEPTILPRDRHPISRKNIDPDALKVLYRLHRHGYKSYLVGGSVRDLLLGKKPKDFDIGTDASPQQVKKLFNNSLIIGKRFRIVHIRFKNNKIIEVTTFRGANNDNNAENGFPTRRDNTFGTDREDAFRRDLTINALAYNIADFTVIDHVGGLTDLENRIIRVIGDPELRFVEDPVRMIRAIRHAARTGFEIEENTARAIYKMKDKILLCSPARIHEELLKDFRSGISAKSIGKFIEFGMLQMLFPTIVESTMENKEDRNVLLKSLELLDVLTLTGKERTIPFYFSVMMIASTHRLTTKTHQLEEGKKQDVPRLIQKHLSESLDHVGVSKKNIDIMRQLLFLHWKMYNMIDRRFMPVYLRRKHLFNEAFDLLGITVRATGIFPDAPWPSKKNRYDPLWRMILHSKKRPVKKTRRED, encoded by the coding sequence GCCACCGGCAGGGAAAAACTCGGTAAATCGAAATCGGCTCCGTACCAGCCCCCCTCGGAGCCGACAATACTTCCCCGAGACAGACATCCTATCTCCCGGAAGAACATCGATCCGGATGCCCTGAAGGTGCTTTATCGATTGCATCGGCACGGTTACAAATCGTACCTGGTGGGGGGAAGCGTGCGCGATCTGCTTTTGGGCAAAAAGCCCAAGGACTTCGACATCGGCACCGACGCCAGTCCCCAACAGGTGAAGAAGCTTTTCAATAACAGTCTCATTATTGGGAAGCGTTTTCGTATCGTCCATATCAGATTCAAGAACAACAAGATCATCGAGGTCACGACGTTTCGCGGGGCGAACAATGACAACAACGCCGAAAACGGTTTTCCCACGCGTCGGGACAATACCTTCGGAACCGATCGTGAAGACGCATTCAGACGTGATCTCACGATAAACGCCCTGGCTTACAATATCGCCGATTTTACGGTCATCGACCATGTGGGCGGCCTCACGGATCTGGAAAACAGGATCATCCGTGTCATCGGCGATCCCGAACTGCGGTTTGTCGAGGACCCGGTCAGGATGATCCGTGCCATCCGTCATGCCGCCCGCACAGGCTTTGAAATCGAGGAAAATACCGCCCGGGCCATTTACAAAATGAAGGATAAAATCCTCCTGTGTTCCCCGGCCAGGATACACGAAGAGCTCCTCAAGGATTTTCGAAGCGGTATCTCCGCCAAATCCATCGGCAAGTTCATTGAATTCGGTATGCTTCAGATGCTGTTCCCGACCATCGTGGAATCCACGATGGAGAACAAAGAGGACAGAAACGTTCTGTTAAAATCTCTCGAGCTGCTTGACGTCCTGACCCTGACCGGAAAGGAGCGGACAATCCCCTTTTATTTCTCGGTTATGATGATCGCCTCAACCCACAGGTTGACCACCAAGACACATCAATTGGAAGAGGGAAAAAAGCAGGACGTCCCCCGTCTCATCCAAAAGCACCTGTCGGAATCTCTCGATCATGTGGGGGTTTCCAAAAAGAATATCGACATCATGCGTCAGCTTCTGTTCCTGCACTGGAAGATGTACAACATGATCGACCGCAGGTTTATGCCGGTCTATCTTCGCAGAAAGCACCTCTTCAACGAGGCCTTTGACCTATTGGGAATTACCGTCCGCGCCACCGGTATCTTTCCCGACGCACCCTGGCCCTCGAAGAAAAACAGATACGATCCGCTGTGGCGAATGATTCTTCACTCCAAGAAACGACCGGTAAAAAAAACCAGGCGGGAGGACTGA